A window of Sorex araneus isolate mSorAra2 chromosome 3, mSorAra2.pri, whole genome shotgun sequence genomic DNA:
cgaacccaggccagccccgtgcaaggcaagtgccctaaaatAAACCCTTGTTTCTCACTccaccccggtggtgctcggggaccctggggtgctggggcgcCTGCTTCCGCCCGAGACGTCCCGTTTCTGCTTTTGTGGCGGAAACAGAAGCCAGGCTGCAGCTGCCACGGTCACGCTGCCCACTGGGGGCCGAGGGCCAGCGCCGTGCCCTGCCCTCGGGGGGGCCTACCAGCACATCCTGGGGGTCGTACGTCTGCGGGGTCCAGTCTGGGATGCGCCCCATGCCGCTCGCCCCGTTGCCGAACTTCTCACAGAAGGGCCCGTACTGGGGCTGGGAGTGGCCGCAGCGGTGCGGGTCATGGAAGGCCACGTAGAGGAAGAAGGGCCTGCGTGGGCAGAGGGCGtgggggcagtgctgagggaccgaGCAGCCCTCCCGTTCTCCCCGGGACCGGGGCCCCTGGGACCAGCACTCACTGCTCCCCGAGAACCGAGTCAGTGCTCGGgacgggagatgcgtgccgaacgCGGACCAGACCGAACACCGTGGCCACTTCATGCCTGTACGCAAACCACGACGCCCAcaaggacagagggagagaagggctGAGCCCGTCAGAGgcgggaggggtgctgggaacaccggtggtgggaaggggcacggtggagggacgggtgctcgaCCACCGTATGGCTGAAACGTGAAAGTGTGTAGCCTGTAGCTGTTTCTCACCGTGTTTcgttaagtttaaaaaaaagaaggtggaggggggctggagtgatagcacagtgggtagggcgcttgccttgcacgcggccgacccgggttcgattcccagcatcccatatggtcccctgagtaccgccaggggtaattcctgagtgcagagccaggagtgacccctgagcatcgccgggtgtgacccgaaaagcaaaaaaaaaaaaaaaggaaagtggagTCTGGTGCCCCCTGCCTCAACCCGATGACCTTCAgtttctagaaccttctctcCTCCCACTGCCCGggatgggggagggcggggggggcggggctggcaccTGTGGTCCTGAGTCTGCAGGAACTGCCGCACCAGCTGCTTCATCCTGGTGATGTTGCGGCCCACCTGCAGGATGGAGCCGTTCTCCTCCGTGTAGGCGAAGTCGAAGGGGTACACGGCCTCCGGCCCCACGTGCTTCTTGCCGATGATGCCTGGAGGTGGGCCCGGGGTCAGCCGCCTGTTCTGCCCAAGCCCCCCGCGGCCCCAGTTCTCTGGCTGGGCCGCCCAGCTGGGAGGGGCTGAGTGCTCCGGGCGGGGGGCCGGGACCCCTCACCTGTGCGGACCCCGGCCTTGCGGAGCAGCAGCGGCAGACTCTGCACCCTCTCGAAGGAGTTGAAGTGGTGGACGTCCTGGTGGAGGCCGTACATGCCGTTCTGATGCTGCGGGTGGACCCGTTTACACTCAGGGGGGCAGCGCCCAGCAGCATTTCTGCCTCTCACCCAGGCCCCATGGGCCCACGGGCAGGAAACACACTGCACAGGAGCCGCCCAGCCCTGCAgctgccagggcccagggcagacAGGAACTCGCCTGGCACAAGCTCACGGTCGACAGACCAGGCGAGAGCCCTGATGCCGGCAGCTGCCGCCCGGAAGCAGGCCCAGCACCACCCCTGGCCCAGCAGCAAGGCGCTAAAGGTGCTCCCCGCGGGCCCACGGGCACCTGCCCCGCAGACTGCGGACACCCGTGGCCCTAGGCGCTCACACCCCTGTACACGCACACCTGTGCGTCACTCACACCTGCGCTGCACACACCTGTACCCTGCGGGGTGGAGGGCCCCGCGGACActgaagctgggggtggggacagtgtCAGGCTTTGTCTGGGAGCCCGATGTGGGGCATGAAGTGTGTCCAGCTGTGACACCTGGGCGGGCCCTGGCCGCAGCTCACTGCCGGCCTCTCGTGGGAGGCCATGCCGGGCCTCACGCTGGCCTGGCCCCAGGACCCCGCGCCGCGCTCACCTGGGGCAGGCCGGTGAGGAGGCTGGCGCGGCTGGGCGAGCAGCTGCTGACGGACGTGAAGGCATTGCGGAAGGTCAGGCTGCGGCGGGCCAGCGCGTCCAGGTGCGGCGTGCGGATGACGCTGTTGTTGTAGGCGCCGCTCTCGAACCCGCCGTCGTCcgctgggcggggcagggcggggacacGCGGCTCagcgtggggctggggctggggccgggccggACGCCGGGGCTCGTGCCCCGCTCACGCCCCGCGcgcgctccagcccagcccgctCCGGGCCGGGGGCACCTGCGGGTGCGCGGGGCGGCCGCGCGGATCCGGCCCGCGGCTGGCCAAAGAGGAAGCTGGCGGCCGGCCAGACCTCAGCAGGAAGGAATCAGGCCGCCCCGTGAGCAGCTGGCGCTGCGGGGCGCGGGTGGGGCAGGACCACCGCGGGCGCCCGCCGGGATCCCCGGCCGCCCTGGGGTCTGAGAGGGGGCCCCGGGCCTGCGGCAGGGCCGTCTCCGCGGGGCGCCCCGGCTTCCGGGgtggccgggcggcggcgggaggGAGGGACGCACTCACCCAGGAGCAGCAGCACGTTCCGGGGGCGCGCCCGGTGCGCGGCGCACAGCGCCAGCGCCAGCAGCAGCGCGCAGCACGGCGGGCCCGCGGGGCGCATGGCGGcggctcaggccccgccccgcggccggccccgcccctccactTGCACAGACCCCGCCCTCCCGGGGTAGGCCCCGCCCATCACATGGTAAAGCCCCGCCCTCCCGGGGCAGACCCCGCCCATCACATGGTAGGGACCCGCCCCGTCACGTGGCACGACCCCGCCCCGTCCGCTGCGGCCCCACGGGACCCAGAGCTGCTGTGCGGGTGAACGCGCGGCGCGGGGGTGCGGGGCAGCGGGGCGCGGGAGCGTGTGTCCCCCCAAAGGGCCTCGGGacgctggggcgggggcgggggtcgccTGGGCGCGGAATGCGGGACCTGCGGCGACTCCGGGTCCAGCTGCGGATGCGGGACACCGGCGCGCCGGGCCCCTGGGAAGCCCGAGtgcccccgccccgctgcccccgccACCTGCCAGCGCGGGCGCGTGCGCCtccctcggggggcggggggccggggcccgggaACGCGCTTCCTGCAGGGCGACCTCTTTGGGGGGCGCAAGTCCCATCGTGCTCAGGGGCTGGCGGGGACGggccgggccagctgtgtgcaaagcaggcgcTGCCCTCTAGTCTCGCAGCGTGGACATCAATTCTTAGTGGACCTGTGGGGGCGGCCAGGGCCAGCTGGGGTTGGGCGGGTGGCCGCTGGGTGGAGGACGTCCACCAGCCCACCTGCAGGATTCCGGGGTCTCCAGGCCAGCgtggcagggaggggcctgggagacCTGACCGCTGGCTGGACCCCTGCGCCCCACTCCTGCGCCGCTGCCTCTGACTGGCcgtgtccccctccccaggcatGCCCCCCTCCTGGACGCCgctgggccccgcccccccgcagggCCGCTGCGTCCCCGCGCTGCGCCGGAGGCTGCCGGTCCTGGCCTGGCTCCCGCACTACTCCCTGCGCTGGCTGAAGCTGGACCTCATCGCGGGGCTCTCGGTGGGGCTCACGGTCATCCCGCAGGGCCTGGCCTACGCCGAGGTGGCCGGACTGCCGCCGCAGGTGAGGGGtctgcccgcccccagcccggcctcctGCCCACAGGGGGTAGACGTGTGGCACCCCCCTCCAGAGGGGATGGGTGCTAGAGCCACGGGCCGCCCCTGGCGCCCAGACCTGTGGTCTGAGCATATGAGCCTGGTGGACGCCCCTGGGCACCGTCTGGCCTCTGGCGAGTCCAGCACTTGCTACCTGAGGCCCCTGGCTGACACATGCGGGCTGCCCTCGGCTGGGGCTGAGCACCCCGTGGGTGGTGCCTGCGGGCGTGAGGCACCCACGCACCCGTGCCCTCGGTCTTCCCCCAGTACGGCCTCTACTCTGCCTTCATGGGGTGCTTCGTGTACTTCTTCCTGGGCACCGCCCGGGATGTGACGCTGGGCCCCACGGCCCTCATGTCGCTGCTGGTGTCCACCTACACCCCGCGCCAGCCCGCCTTCGCCGTGCTCCTGGCCTTCCTGTCCGGCTGTGTCCAGCTGGCCATGGGCTGCCTGCGTCTGGGTGAGACCCCTGGGCCCGGGCGGCAGCGCCCTGCTCTCCAGGGCCTGCCAtgtgtgggtgagggtggggctggCCCAGGCACACCTTGGGTGGGCCCTGCAGCCCACTCTCTGCTCCCAGCCGTGTCCTCTGAGGCAGAGGAGACCAGCCGGTGTCCCTTTGGCCCCCGCCAGGCTTCCTCCTGGACTTCGTGTCGTGCCCTGTCATCAAAGGCTTCACCTCCGCGGCCGCCGTCACCATTGGCTTCGGGCAGGTCAAGGTAGGTGCTCCGCGGGCACCCCCTTCGCAGCAGGATTGAGGCGGGTCCTGCACCATGGGGGTCCGTCCACGGGGTGCTGACGGGGGTCACACGAGTAAGGCAGCCCCCGCTGGGAACTGAGGGCCTGGGGGAGCCAGCCCTGCCAGAACCCAGGCTCACCCCAGGTGCTCctgtcctgccccctccccgaggCTCCCCTGGaccccccacccaggcccaccTGCCACGCCGACTCTCGCCCCCACTTCCTGCTCACGGCTTGGCAGGCCGTGATTTTCTACTTCAGTTTAGCAAGAGTGACATTGAGCATGAGTGGCGGCCCAGCCCCCCAGGCACTGGGGAAACTGCTGGGTGGGGTCCCTGTCAAGTTTTGTTTCTGTCGGTGAGCCTTTCCCGGCAGTGCCAAGGCTtcccctggctccgtgctcagggctcactcccggctcagtgctcagggctcactcctgaggagctcgggggaccgtctgcggtgtcggggatcaaatccaggtggtgTGTGCAAGGCGCGCGCCTTCCCCATTGCGATGTTTCTCTGGACCCCCAAATAATTGCTTTTTAGAAAAACAAGGATCCGCCCCCAGGGAGCCTGGGTCCGAGACTCGCTCCTGCAGGCGCAGGGTTCTGGGACCTGTGCCCGGTGCGCCCGGTGCGCTCCCAGCGGGGCTTTCTGTGAAGCAGGGCGCgcccaggggggcggggggggggggtgggctcgCAGCGGGGctccgcagggcagagcctcgGGTCTTCCTTCCTGCAGGGGCGGGCCTGTGGGCGGGACTCAGTGACGGATTAGACTCAGGGGGCGGGCTGTTGAGTGATGGACGTGGCAGCCCGCCAATAACCTCAAGGACTACTGTGGGCCGGTCCGCCTGGGCTCTCTGGACCAAGCTTGGGCCGACTGGCCTCGGGTTCGTTTGTTTTTCGGACCGCGCTCTGCTGTGGGGCACcgtgcagggtgctgggggtcgaacccgcgTCCCCGAGTTCAGGCGAGCGTCCCCCCCCCCCTCGCACTGGCCTTGGCCTTGTGGGCCCTGCCGGGAGTGGGATGCGCGGCCgacccctggcagagctgggacgacccccacccccaagcggGCAGCCGCACGCCCAGCGCGGCCCCCAGCGCCCCTGTCCTGCCGTGGGACCCTGGACACCCGCTGAGCCgggccccccaggccctccccggcCGCCTCAGCTCCGTCTCTCCGGCCAGAACCTCCTGGGCCTGCAAAACGTGCCCCGCCAGTTCTTCCCGCAAGTCTATCACACCCTCCGCAGCCTGGGCCAGGCCAGGTACCGCTTGCCCCGCGCCAGCCCCGCAGTGGGGccgcccagggctggggggggcgacCCCAGGGGAcctggggccgggcagggctgaggccggCCCTGGACGGGACTCGGCTCCCTCCAGATCTGCTGCTCCTGGGGGCCGTGGGAGTGGACACCGGGGACAGAAGAGGCCTTCCGGAACTGCTGGGCAGGGCTGcagcaccccctcccgccccgggcTCCTCTGTCCCGCAGAGCAGTGGCCACTGCCCGTGTCTGTCCGCAGGGCGGGGGACGCAACCCTGGGCCTGGTGTGCggggcgctgctgctgctcctgaaGCTGATGCGTGGACATCTGGCCCCCGTGGGCCCCCACTCGTCCTGCGGTCAGCGCCTCAGCCACGGGCTGGTGTGGACAGCCGGCACAGGTGAGGGCGCCTCTGCGGGCCCCCGCGTGGGCCCCACTCCCTGCTGTGGACACGGGCCCCGGCTGGGCAGTTGTGAGGTGCGGCCCCGGGGAAGTGCAGACGGGACGGCCCGAGTGTGTGCTGGCCGGGCCGGAAGGGGGCACTGGGCTCGCCCGCGGCCATGTGGTCACTGCTCGTGGGCTCTGGCAGTGACCCGTGTGCTGGTCCCCAggcccgcggggcggggccgcggccgtGCCCAGTCCCAGGGTCCCAGCGTCCCACGTGTCCCCCTCCCGTCCTAGCCCGCAATGCCCTCGTGGTCTCGGGAGCCGCCCTGGTCGCGTTCGCCTTCGAGGTGACGGGACAGCAGCCTTTCGTGCTCTCCGGGGAGACGGCCCGGGGGCTCCCTCCGCTCCGGCCGCCGCCCTTCTCCGTGTCCACTGCGAACGGGACGGTTTCCTTCACCGAAATGGTGCAGGTGGGCAGCGAGCAGGGGTGCTGGGCCCCGGGGGCGGGTCTCAGGAAGAGTCGGGGGGAGTGTCCCATCCTGAGCTGGGCGTCTGCCCACGCCCCCCGtcctcccccaggctcccctgcccagagccgctcacctcccctctctccccaggacATGGGGGCCGGGCTGGCCGTGGTGCCTCTCATGGGCCTCCTGGAAAGCATCGCTGTGGCCAAGGCCTTTGGTACGACGCCCGCGTGGCCCGCTCCCCGCCCGGCACTGACCACTGCCCGGGCCTGACCACTCCCCGCCCGGGACTGACCACTGCCCGGGCCTGACCACTCCCCCGGCCTGACCCTTGCCCCCCCACTGTGGGGACGGCTCTGCCCTGCTGGGCTTTCCGAGTCTCGGGGGGCAGGCTCCTGGTGGATGCATCTTCCTGCACACGGGGGGTGTGGGATCCTCTCTTGGGGGGCCTCAGGGTGCTCGGGGTGGGgctgagtcactcctggcgaggacccccggggccaccccagcagtgctcggggcctccaGGTCGACATACAGCCTGGCCCGGTGCTGGGTTTGTGGGTGCAGGCGAGGTGGCTCCCGCCTCTCCCTGCCTCGCCTGGCGGGCACCTTGGTGGACCCGAGCCCGTGGCTGGCCTCATGCCGATGCTGCCCTTCTGTGTCCAGCCTCGCAGGGGGAATACCGCATCTACGCAGACCAGGAGCTGCTGGCCATCGGTGaggcggccccccaccccctcctgagcCCCGCGCTGTCCCCTAGaggtccagccctgccctgctcggTGCCCAGGAGAACCCGGGGGACCGCGGGCAGGGAGGGTCCCAGAAGGCTGAGGTGTGTGCAGCCACGTGTTGCGTGGCCGCAGGCCGGGTCCTCCCGAGGCTGCCCTCAGCGCTGTGCTGAGACCAGGACGCGGGCTTGGCACGTCCGTCACCTCTGCAGTCGCACTGTGGCTGATAGGGTGATAGGGCACCGCAGGGCTGGGAGAGCACTGGGCGAGGGGCACCGCAGGGCTGGGAGCACTGGGCGAGGGGCACCGCAGGGCCGGGAGAGCACTGGGTGAGGGGCACTGCAGGGCCGGGAGAGCACTGGGCGAGGGGCACCGCAGGGCCGGGAGAGCACTGGGTGAGGGGCACCACAGCCGGGAGAGCACTGGGTGAGGGGCACCGCAGGGCCGGGAGAGCACTGGGCGGGGGAtgcactgggggtgggagagcaCTGTGTGGGCAGGCACTGGGCGGGAGAGCACTGGGCAGGTACCGCAGGGCGGAGCAGCCCACACAGCCCGGGGAGGCCGTGGCATGTGTCCGGGCCGGCGGGCGTCTCGCTCTCGAGTGCTCTGTTCTGGGCGGGGCGTGAGCAGCAGGGCTGAGGCCGGCTCCTGCGGGCCTGGCCTGCTGGTTTCGGAGACAGCACCGCTGCCCGGCTGGACTGTCCGGACTCTGAGATCGGGGCTCAGGCCAGGCGGCACTCGGGGGGCCTGGCTAGCCCCCCCCCATGCTGCTCTGGCCCCGCATGGGCACtgacgggggccgggggccgggtgTCCCCAGccagggtccccagagctgccCGCAGGACACCAGGACACGCTCCAGCACGGCTCTCAGAGCTCCCCGCCTGCCCCACGCCCCGCGTCTCTGCAGAGCCGTCCCCCATTTCTGGCACACGAACCCTGCGTAGAATCTGGGGTCCAGGCGCCACTACAGGGTGGCCCCAGAGCCGGGGTTCTGGCGGACCCCCGGTGTGAAGAGGGTCAGAGCAAAGCAAGGGGCAGCCTTGAACCCCTGACCCCGGGCTGTGGCCTCAGCACACAGCAGGTGCCCCGGGGGCAGCTGGACCCTGAGCCCTCGGGGAGGGGATGACCGCCAGCACGCCCCTATCCTGAGGGTGACccgcccctctccacccctccctgcGTCCCCCCAGGCCTCACCAACGTGCTGGGCTCCCTGGTGTCCGCCTACCCGGTGACAGGAAGCTTCGGACGGTGAGTGCCCTGCCCCCGTGTCCCTGCTGCGTCCTTCCCCGCGGCCAGCAGGAGGCGATCCCGTCTCTCCCCGCTGTGTTCGTGGGGGTCAGTCCCGTGTGAGGCCGAGCCGGGATCCCCCAGGGGGTGGGCTGTCGCCACCACGCCTCCCGGGGACCCCATGGCTCCGTCTCGTGCGTTCTTGGAAGATTCTTGAAGGACAAGACCCCAACACCGTGGTGGTCCCAAGCCTCCCCgctgggctctgctctgctccctgCCTGGGTGTGCCGCCGGCCCCTgctcccggcccccagcccctccctgcccccttccccccagcacaCTGAGGGTCTTGTCTCCTCTCAGGACAGCTGTGAACGCCCAGTCTGGGGTGTGCACCCCTGCAGGGGGCCTGGTCACAGGTGAGCACCCGCACCTGTCCTGTaggcgggggcgggccgggcgggcgtgTCCCTGCAGGGTGGGGCGGGCCGGGAGGGCGTGTCTCTGCAGGGTGGGGCGGGCCGGGAGGGCGTGTCCCTGTaggcgggggcgggccggggaggCGTGTCCCTGTAGGCGGGGGCGGGCCTGGCGGGCGTGTCCCTGTaggcgggggcgggccggggaggCGTGTCCCTGTAGGCGGGGGTGGCCGGGCAGCATGCCGTCCCTGTGCCCGCAGGCGCGCTGGTGCTGCTGTCCCTGAACTACCTGACCTCGCTCTTCCGCTACATCCCCAAGTCCGCCCTGGCTGCGGTCATCATCGTGGCCGTGGCCCCCTTATTCGACACCAAGATCCCGGGTCGCCTGTGGCGAGTGAAGCGTGcgtatctgtttgtttgtttgctttttgggtcacacccggccatgcacaggggtcactcctggctctgcactcaggaatcacccctggcggtgctcaggggaccatatgggatgttgggatttgaacccgggtcggccgcgtgcaaggcaaacgccctccccgctgtgctatcgctccagccccacgaagcGTGCGTATCTGCCGGGGCGTCTGTCCACGCCGCGGTCATCAGCCTTTGTCTGGCTGCAGAGCTGGGAAGTCAGGGGCCGCGGGCACCCCTGTGCCGGGTCCGGACGTGGGGGTGCTCGGCCCAAGGGGCCTTCCTACTGCCCGGCGGCTCCCCGGGCCTGCCTCGCCTCTTTCCTGTTCGGGGGCTGCCTCCCCGACCCCGTGGTGGCCTTTCGTGTCCCCCGAGGTGTCCATTCGTGGGCCCAGCAGCCGTGCCTCCGGGTGAGCTGGGGATGGGGCGAGAGGCtgaggacagggaggggacacCGCTCGGTGCTCCTGTCCCGCAGGGCTGGACCTGCTGCCCTTCGGGGCCACCTTCCTGCTGTGCTTCTGGGAGGTGCAGTATGGCATCCTGGCCGGCGTCCTGGTGTCCCTCCTCGTCCTCCTGCACTCGGTGGCTAGACCCGCGCTGCAGgtacaggtggggggtgggggacccgtGCTGCAGgtacaggtggggggtgggggacccgtGCTGCAGGTacaggtgggggcgtgggggacccGCGCTGCAGgtacaggtggggggtgggacccGCACTGCAggtgcaggtggggggtgggggacccgcGCTGCAggtgcaggtggggggtgggggacccgtGCTGCAGGtacaggtgggggatgggggacccGCACTGCAGGTACAGGTGGGGCGTGGGGGACCCGCGCTGCAggtgcaggtggggggtgggggacccgcGCTGCAGGTACCCCGCAGGGGCAGTGGCACCTTGCGGCACG
This region includes:
- the SLC26A11 gene encoding sodium-independent sulfate anion transporter isoform X1, coding for MPPSWTPLGPAPPQGRCVPALRRRLPVLAWLPHYSLRWLKLDLIAGLSVGLTVIPQGLAYAEVAGLPPQYGLYSAFMGCFVYFFLGTARDVTLGPTALMSLLVSTYTPRQPAFAVLLAFLSGCVQLAMGCLRLGFLLDFVSCPVIKGFTSAAAVTIGFGQVKNLLGLQNVPRQFFPQVYHTLRSLGQARAGDATLGLVCGALLLLLKLMRGHLAPVGPHSSCGQRLSHGLVWTAGTARNALVVSGAALVAFAFEVTGQQPFVLSGETARGLPPLRPPPFSVSTANGTVSFTEMVQDMGAGLAVVPLMGLLESIAVAKAFASQGEYRIYADQELLAIGLTNVLGSLVSAYPVTGSFGRTAVNAQSGVCTPAGGLVTGALVLLSLNYLTSLFRYIPKSALAAVIIVAVAPLFDTKIPGRLWRVKRLDLLPFGATFLLCFWEVQYGILAGVLVSLLVLLHSVARPALQVSEGPLLVVRPASGLHFPAVEALREAVLSCALRGPGPPRAPGCRPAGPAVLLQPGGGREMPEPRPGARGLPPGRGQPTRAPGLTTGRPPVPRHLPTLMLGAASHRAGAWRSLQGCRGGDSQSPRGARLPLCAREGQGLPQVRQETPRTV
- the SLC26A11 gene encoding sodium-independent sulfate anion transporter isoform X3, with the translated sequence MPPSWTPLGPAPPQGRCVPALRRRLPVLAWLPHYSLRWLKLDLIAGLSVGLTVIPQGLAYAEVAGLPPQYGLYSAFMGCFVYFFLGTARDVTLGPTALMSLLVSTYTPRQPAFAVLLAFLSGCVQLAMGCLRLGFLLDFVSCPVIKGFTSAAAVTIGFGQVKGGGRNPGPGVRGAAAAPEADAWTSGPRGPPLVLRSAPQPRAGVDSRHSPQCPRGLGSRPGRVRLRGDGTAAFRALRGDGPGAPSAPAAALLRVHCERDGFLHRNGAASQGEYRIYADQELLAIGLTNVLGSLVSAYPVTGSFGRTAVNAQSGVCTPAGGLVTGALVLLSLNYLTSLFRYIPKSALAAVIIVAVAPLFDTKIPGRLWRVKRLDLLPFGATFLLCFWEVQYGILAGVLVSLLVLLHSVARPALQVSEGPLLVVRPASGLHFPAVEALREAVLSCALRGPGPPRAPGCRPAGPAVLLQPGGGREMPEPRPGARGLPPGRGQPTRAPGLTTGRPPVPRHLPTLMLGAASHRAGAWRSLQGCRGGDSQSPRGARLPLCAREGQGLPQVRQETPRTV
- the SLC26A11 gene encoding sodium-independent sulfate anion transporter isoform X4, with the protein product MPPSWTPLGPAPPQGRCVPALRRRLPVLAWLPHYSLRWLKLDLIAGLSVGLTVIPQGLAYAEVAGLPPQASSWTSCRALSSKASPPRPPSPLASGRSRAGDATLGLVCGALLLLLKLMRGHLAPVGPHSSCGQRLSHGLVWTAGTARNALVVSGAALVAFAFEVTGQQPFVLSGETARGLPPLRPPPFSVSTANGTVSFTEMVQDMGAGLAVVPLMGLLESIAVAKAFASQGEYRIYADQELLAIGLTNVLGSLVSAYPVTGSFGRTAVNAQSGVCTPAGGLVTGALVLLSLNYLTSLFRYIPKSALAAVIIVAVAPLFDTKIPGRLWRVKRLDLLPFGATFLLCFWEVQYGILAGVLVSLLVLLHSVARPALQVSEGPLLVVRPASGLHFPAVEALREAVLSCALRGPGPPRAPGCRPAGPAVLLQPGGGREMPEPRPGARGLPPGRGQPTRAPGLTTGRPPVPRHLPTLMLGAASHRAGAWRSLQGCRGGDSQSPRGARLPLCAREGQGLPQVRQETPRTV
- the SLC26A11 gene encoding sodium-independent sulfate anion transporter isoform X2 is translated as MPPSWTPLGPAPPQGRCVPALRRRLPVLAWLPHYSLRWLKLDLIAGLSVGLTVIPQGLAYAEVAGLPPQYGLYSAFMGCFVYFFLGTARDVTLGPTALMSLLVSTYTPRQPAFAVLLAFLSGCVQLAMGCLRLGFLLDFVSCPVIKGFTSAAAVTIGFGQVKNLLGLQNVPRQFFPQVYHTLRSLGQARAGDATLGLVCGALLLLLKLMRGHLAPVGPHSSCGQRLSHGLVWTAGTARNALVVSGAALVAFAFEVTGQQPFVLSGETARGLPPLRPPPFSVSTANGTVSFTEMVQDMGAGLAVVPLMGLLESIAVAKAFASQGEYRIYADQELLAIGLTNVLGSLVSAYPVTGSFGRTAVNAQSGVCTPAGGLVTGALVLLSLNYLTSLFRYIPKSALAAVIIVAVAPLFDTKIPGRLWRVKRLDLLPFGATFLLCFWEVQYGILAGVLVSLLVLLHSVARPALQVSEGPLLVVRPASGLHFPAVEALREAVLSCALRAPPPRRAVLECSGLCSVDYTAALGLGALLEEARKQGVSLAFVGLQAPVLRVLLAADLQGLRYFSSLEEAERCLSHDPGPGAYPQDEDSPPGPRA